Proteins encoded together in one Rhizobacter sp. J219 window:
- a CDS encoding aspartate kinase — translation MALIVHKYGGTSMGSTERIRNVAKRVAKWARAGHQMVVVPSAMSGETNRLLGLAKELSPEIASDGVLRELDMIASTGEQVSVGLLSIALQAEGLQAVSYAGWQVPIATDSSYTKARIQSIDDKRVRADLAAGKVVVITGFQGVDDKGNITTLGRGGSDTSAVAVAAAMKADECLIYTDVDGVYTTDPRIVPEARRLHTVSFEEMLEMASLGSKVLQIRSVEFAGKYRVPTRVLSSFTPWDIDLAEEAKSGTLITFEEDEKMEQAVVAGIAFNRDEAKITVAGVPDKPGIAFQILGPVADANIDVDVIIQNVSHDGKTDFSFTVHRNDYARTLDLLKNKVQQQMGAKEVTGDNKICKVSIVGIGMRSHVGVAAKMFRCLSEEGINIQMITTSEIKTSVVIDEKYMELAVRALHKAFDLEQQPA, via the coding sequence ATGGCACTCATCGTTCACAAATACGGCGGCACCTCCATGGGCTCCACGGAGCGCATTCGCAACGTCGCCAAACGCGTGGCCAAGTGGGCGCGCGCCGGGCACCAGATGGTGGTGGTGCCGTCGGCCATGAGCGGTGAGACCAACCGCCTGCTCGGCCTGGCCAAGGAGCTGTCGCCCGAGATTGCAAGCGACGGCGTGCTGCGCGAGCTCGACATGATCGCCTCCACCGGCGAGCAGGTATCGGTCGGCCTGCTGTCGATCGCGCTGCAGGCCGAAGGCCTCCAGGCCGTGAGCTACGCCGGCTGGCAGGTGCCCATCGCCACCGACTCGTCGTACACCAAGGCCCGCATCCAGAGCATCGACGACAAGCGCGTGCGCGCCGATCTCGCCGCCGGCAAGGTGGTCGTCATCACCGGCTTCCAGGGCGTGGACGACAAGGGCAACATCACCACGCTCGGCCGTGGCGGCTCCGACACCTCGGCGGTCGCCGTGGCGGCCGCGATGAAGGCCGACGAGTGCCTCATCTACACCGACGTCGATGGCGTCTACACCACCGACCCGCGCATCGTGCCCGAGGCACGTCGCCTGCACACCGTGAGCTTCGAAGAGATGCTCGAGATGGCCAGCCTCGGATCCAAGGTGCTGCAGATCCGTTCGGTCGAATTCGCCGGCAAGTACCGCGTGCCCACCCGCGTGCTCTCCAGCTTCACCCCCTGGGACATCGACCTCGCTGAAGAGGCCAAGTCCGGCACCCTGATCACTTTTGAGGAAGACGAAAAAATGGAACAAGCCGTTGTTGCAGGCATCGCGTTCAACCGTGACGAAGCCAAGATCACCGTCGCCGGCGTGCCCGACAAGCCCGGCATCGCGTTCCAGATCCTCGGCCCGGTGGCCGACGCCAACATCGACGTCGACGTGATCATCCAGAACGTGTCGCACGACGGGAAGACCGACTTCTCGTTCACCGTGCACCGCAACGACTACGCCCGCACCCTCGACCTGCTGAAGAACAAGGTGCAGCAGCAGATGGGCGCCAAGGAAGTGACCGGCGACAACAAGATCTGCAAGGTGAGCATCGTCGGCATCGGCATGCGTTCGCATGTGGGCGTGGCCGCCAAGATGTTCCGGTGCCTGTCGGAAGAGGGCATCAACATCCAGATGATCACCACCAGCGAAATCAAGACCAGCGTGGTGATCGACGAGAAGTACATGGAGCTCGCCGTGCGTGCGCTCCACAAGGCCTTCGACCTCGAACAACAACCAGCCTGA
- a CDS encoding acetyl-CoA carboxylase carboxyltransferase subunit alpha gives MSKRHFLEFEQPIAELETKIEELRYVQSESAVDISEEIDRLGKKSQQLIKDIYSNLTPWQVTQISRHTQRPYAMDYINEVFTDFQELRGDRHFADDQSIVGGLARFNGQACMVIGHQKGRDTKERAMRNFGMSRPEGYRKALRLMKLAEKFGLPVFTLVDTPGAYPGIGAEERGQSEAIGRNIYEMAQLEVPIIATIIGEGGSGGALAISVGDQVLMLQYSVYSVITPEGCASILWRTAERASDAAEQLGITAHRLKALGLIDKIVNEPVGGAHRDPKQMCAFLKRALNDALRQVVDLKPKELLQRRYERLQSYGRFTDTSDR, from the coding sequence ATGAGCAAACGACACTTCCTCGAGTTCGAGCAACCCATTGCCGAGCTTGAAACCAAGATCGAAGAGCTGCGCTACGTGCAAAGCGAATCGGCGGTCGACATTTCCGAAGAGATCGACCGGCTCGGCAAGAAAAGCCAGCAGCTCATCAAGGACATCTATTCCAACCTGACCCCGTGGCAGGTGACGCAGATCTCGCGGCATACGCAGCGTCCGTATGCGATGGACTACATCAACGAGGTCTTCACAGACTTCCAGGAACTGCGCGGCGACCGCCACTTCGCCGACGATCAGTCCATCGTCGGCGGCCTCGCCCGCTTCAACGGCCAGGCCTGCATGGTCATCGGCCACCAGAAGGGCCGCGACACCAAAGAGCGTGCGATGCGCAACTTCGGCATGTCGCGCCCCGAGGGTTATCGCAAAGCCTTGCGCCTGATGAAGCTGGCCGAGAAATTCGGTCTGCCGGTCTTTACCTTGGTCGACACCCCGGGGGCCTATCCTGGCATCGGTGCCGAAGAGCGTGGCCAGTCGGAAGCCATCGGCCGCAACATTTACGAGATGGCGCAGCTCGAAGTGCCCATCATCGCCACCATCATCGGCGAAGGTGGCTCGGGAGGTGCGCTCGCCATCAGCGTGGGCGACCAGGTGCTGATGCTGCAGTATTCGGTGTACTCGGTGATCACCCCGGAAGGTTGCGCCTCCATCCTGTGGCGCACCGCAGAGCGTGCGTCCGATGCTGCCGAGCAGCTTGGCATCACCGCACACCGCCTGAAGGCGTTGGGCCTGATCGACAAGATCGTCAACGAGCCGGTGGGCGGTGCGCACCGCGATCCGAAGCAGATGTGCGCCTTCCTCAAGCGCGCACTGAACGACGCGCTCCGCCAGGTCGTCGACCTCAAGCCCAAGGAACTGCTGCAGAGGCGCTACGAGCGCCTGCAGTCCTATGGCCGCTTCACGGACACCAGCGACCGCTGA
- a CDS encoding DNA-3-methyladenine glycosylase: protein MVRTVTPDYWDEACRHLAKRDRVMRKLIPQCGEGQLQSRGDAFTTLARSIVGQQISVKAAQAVWDRFVALMDGAPTRVLPAAVAQIEAAVMRSAGLSARKVEYLLDLAQHFESGKVHVRQWQQMDDEAIIEELVAIRGIGRWTAEMFLIFHLMRPNVLPLDDVGLIKGISLNYFSGEPVSRAEAREVGDAWAPFRSVATWYIWRSLDPLPVAY from the coding sequence GTGGTGCGTACCGTCACCCCCGACTATTGGGACGAGGCGTGCAGGCACCTCGCCAAGCGCGATCGTGTGATGCGCAAGCTCATTCCCCAGTGTGGGGAAGGGCAGCTGCAAAGCCGCGGCGACGCCTTCACCACACTCGCCCGTTCCATCGTCGGCCAGCAGATCTCGGTCAAGGCCGCACAGGCGGTGTGGGATCGGTTCGTCGCGCTGATGGACGGTGCTCCGACGCGCGTGTTGCCAGCCGCCGTGGCGCAGATCGAGGCGGCGGTGATGCGCAGCGCCGGTTTGTCGGCACGCAAGGTCGAGTACTTGCTCGATCTGGCCCAGCACTTCGAATCGGGCAAGGTCCATGTGCGCCAGTGGCAGCAGATGGACGACGAAGCCATCATCGAGGAGCTGGTGGCCATCCGTGGCATCGGCCGCTGGACGGCTGAAATGTTCCTCATCTTCCACCTGATGCGGCCCAATGTGCTGCCGCTCGATGACGTCGGGCTCATCAAGGGCATCAGCCTCAACTACTTCAGCGGAGAGCCGGTTTCGAGGGCCGAAGCACGGGAAGTGGGCGATGCCTGGGCCCCATTTCGCTCGGTGGCCACGTGGTACATTTGGCGCAGCCTCGACCCTCTGCCTGTGGCTTACTGA
- the cysS gene encoding cysteine--tRNA ligase encodes MTLRIFNTLTRQTEVFAPIEPNHVRMYVCGMTIYDLCHVGHARFMMAFDVVARWLRASGYRVTYVRNITDIDDKIIKRALERNIPIRQLTAEMTQAMHEDVAALGIEPPTHEPRATEYVPQMLQMISTLERKGFAYRAPNGDVNYSVRKFEGYGKLSGKSLDQLRAGERVAVLDGKDDPLDFVLWKSAKPTEPEDAKWASEYGPGRPGWHIECSAMSCALLGEQFDIHGGGADLQFPHHENEIAQSEGATGKRFVNLWMHNGFLNVVNEQGEGEKMSKSLGNFFTIRDVLKHYDGETLRFFMLRTHYRSPLNFGDANLQDARNGLRRLYTSLLELEVPATPVDWSQPQAARFRDAMNDDFATPEAVAVLFELAGDVNRTRSPEQAALLKGLAGVLGLLQQNPRAYLQGGASVDDAAIQAKIDERAAAKKSRDFALADKIRQDLLAQGIVLQDSPQGTTWTKA; translated from the coding sequence ATGACCTTGCGCATCTTCAACACCTTGACCCGCCAGACCGAGGTGTTCGCTCCGATCGAGCCCAACCATGTGCGCATGTACGTCTGCGGCATGACCATCTACGACCTGTGCCATGTGGGCCATGCGCGCTTCATGATGGCCTTCGATGTGGTGGCGCGCTGGCTGCGGGCATCGGGCTACCGCGTCACGTATGTGCGCAACATCACCGACATCGACGACAAGATCATCAAGCGCGCGCTCGAGCGCAACATCCCGATCCGCCAGTTGACGGCCGAGATGACGCAGGCGATGCACGAAGATGTTGCCGCGCTCGGCATCGAGCCGCCTACTCACGAGCCGCGGGCCACCGAATACGTGCCGCAGATGCTGCAGATGATCAGCACGCTCGAACGAAAGGGTTTCGCCTATCGCGCGCCAAACGGTGACGTGAACTACTCGGTGCGCAAGTTCGAGGGCTACGGCAAGCTGTCGGGCAAGTCGCTCGACCAGTTGCGTGCCGGCGAGCGTGTGGCGGTGCTCGATGGCAAGGACGACCCGCTCGACTTCGTGCTGTGGAAGTCGGCCAAGCCCACCGAGCCCGAAGACGCCAAGTGGGCCAGCGAGTACGGTCCCGGCCGCCCCGGCTGGCACATCGAGTGCTCGGCGATGAGCTGTGCGCTGCTCGGCGAGCAGTTTGACATCCACGGCGGTGGCGCCGATCTGCAGTTCCCGCATCACGAAAACGAGATCGCGCAAAGCGAAGGCGCGACCGGCAAGCGCTTCGTCAACCTGTGGATGCACAACGGCTTCCTCAACGTCGTCAACGAGCAGGGGGAAGGCGAGAAGATGTCGAAGTCGCTCGGCAACTTCTTCACCATCCGCGACGTGCTGAAGCACTACGACGGCGAGACGCTGCGCTTCTTCATGCTGCGCACGCACTACCGCAGCCCGCTGAATTTTGGTGATGCCAACTTGCAGGATGCGCGCAACGGCTTGCGCCGGCTCTACACCTCCTTGCTGGAACTCGAAGTGCCGGCGACGCCGGTGGATTGGTCGCAACCGCAGGCCGCACGTTTTCGCGATGCGATGAACGACGACTTCGCCACGCCTGAAGCGGTGGCCGTCCTCTTCGAATTGGCGGGCGATGTGAACCGCACCCGCTCACCCGAGCAGGCTGCGCTGCTGAAGGGGCTCGCCGGTGTGCTGGGCCTGCTGCAACAGAACCCGCGCGCCTACCTGCAAGGCGGCGCGTCGGTCGACGACGCGGCGATCCAGGCCAAGATCGACGAACGTGCCGCGGCGAAGAAGTCACGCGACTTCGCGCTCGCCGACAAGATCCGCCAAGACCTCCTCGCGCAAGGCATCGTGCTGCAGGACTCGCCGCAAGGCACTACCTGGACCAAGGCCTGA
- the tilS gene encoding tRNA lysidine(34) synthetase TilS, whose amino-acid sequence MAASRTPATADPLRRVAVAYSAGRDSTALLHATASAAVGQGVEVLALHVHHGLSAHADDWLAHAQRQCARWAKQGLPVRLCVRRLTQQPLAGESVEAWARRERYRALREMALQEGASVVLLAHHQRDQAETLLLQALRGAGVAGLAGMPQVAERDGVRWERPWLQRPRSAIDAYVRQHRLRFVEDDSNEQPRFARNRLRLQVWPALTAAFPQAEGSLADAATWAAQATSALAELAAIDLAGVADARGLQLAAWQRLSVPRQVNVLRAWLQREGGALPSSTLLQRLLAELPGSGEARWDWPPGSLHRHRGRLVHEPSVASPTTLPETSLRITRPGRYPLPGWGGVLVASKVNEGGAHPAWMAQLDLSPRSGGEQFMAGIGRPMRSLKKQYQAADVPAWERDGPLVYSGGQLVFVPGLGIDARVQALPGQPQLGLRWQRG is encoded by the coding sequence ATGGCCGCTTCACGGACACCAGCGACCGCTGATCCGCTTCGTCGCGTCGCGGTCGCCTACAGCGCCGGCCGCGATTCCACCGCCCTGCTGCATGCCACCGCCTCCGCGGCCGTGGGGCAGGGCGTTGAAGTTCTTGCCCTCCACGTCCACCATGGGCTGAGTGCCCATGCCGACGACTGGCTCGCGCATGCACAACGGCAATGTGCCCGCTGGGCGAAGCAAGGCTTGCCGGTGCGCTTGTGTGTGCGCAGGTTGACCCAGCAGCCGCTGGCGGGTGAAAGTGTTGAAGCCTGGGCGCGGCGGGAGCGCTACCGCGCATTGCGAGAGATGGCCCTCCAGGAGGGGGCTTCGGTGGTGTTGCTCGCCCACCACCAGCGCGACCAGGCCGAGACGCTGTTGCTGCAGGCCTTGCGCGGTGCAGGTGTGGCCGGCTTGGCCGGCATGCCGCAGGTGGCCGAGCGTGATGGCGTGCGCTGGGAGCGTCCCTGGCTGCAACGCCCGCGCTCCGCGATCGACGCCTATGTGCGGCAACACCGATTGCGCTTCGTCGAGGACGACAGCAACGAGCAGCCGCGCTTTGCACGCAACCGGCTGCGCCTCCAGGTGTGGCCGGCCTTGACGGCAGCCTTCCCGCAAGCCGAGGGCAGCCTCGCCGATGCGGCTACCTGGGCGGCGCAGGCGACCAGTGCCCTGGCCGAATTGGCGGCGATCGACCTGGCGGGTGTGGCCGATGCGCGTGGCCTGCAACTCGCCGCGTGGCAGCGGCTCAGCGTGCCGCGGCAGGTCAATGTCCTGCGGGCCTGGTTGCAGCGCGAAGGCGGAGCGCTGCCGAGTTCCACGCTGCTGCAGCGCTTGCTGGCCGAGCTGCCGGGCTCGGGCGAGGCCCGTTGGGACTGGCCGCCCGGGAGCCTGCACCGCCATCGCGGCCGCCTGGTGCACGAGCCTTCCGTCGCAAGCCCGACGACGTTGCCGGAAACCTCCTTGCGCATCACGCGCCCGGGCCGCTATCCCCTTCCTGGCTGGGGCGGCGTGCTGGTCGCCTCCAAGGTCAACGAAGGCGGCGCGCACCCCGCCTGGATGGCACAGCTCGACCTGTCCCCGCGCAGTGGCGGCGAGCAGTTCATGGCCGGCATCGGGCGCCCCATGCGCAGCCTCAAGAAGCAGTACCAGGCAGCCGACGTGCCGGCCTGGGAGCGCGACGGGCCCCTCGTCTACAGCGGCGGTCAACTCGTCTTCGTGCCGGGGCTGGGCATTGATGCACGCGTGCAAGCGTTGCCTGGCCAGCCGCAGCTGGGCCTGCGCTGGCAGCGCGGCTAA